The following are encoded together in the Ranitomeya imitator isolate aRanImi1 chromosome 4, aRanImi1.pri, whole genome shotgun sequence genome:
- the LOC138676909 gene encoding oxaloacetate tautomerase fahd2, mitochondrial-like isoform X1, which produces MLASVHGLLRAVQRNSVHGLPWRGISYFSPLRMRLIQFQSPTSTGRRIGLELDGDRVIDLNAFDSSLPCGMREFLEGGDVTLEIAKRALASHQNILSRSQLSILAPITNPEKVICIGMNYVDHCLEQNVPVPKEPIIFNKFPSSIVGPYDSIVLPAESQEVDWEAELAFVIGKKGKNIKEQDAMEHVAGYTVAHDVSARDWQMEKNGKQWLLGKTFDTFCPLGPALVTKDAISDPHGLGIRCRVNGNLVQNSNTKQMVFKTEALIAWVSKVVTLNPGDVFLTGTPPGVGVFRKPPVFLKAGDVVECEIDELGAISNPVV; this is translated from the exons ATGTTGGCGTCTGTCCACGGTCTCCTGCGAGCAGTCCAGCGTAACTCTGTCCACGGCTTGCCCTGGAGAGGCATCTCCTACTTCTCTCCACTAAGGATGAGGCTTATACAGTTTCAGAGCCCAACTTCTACCGGCCGGAGGATCGGATTAGAACTGGATGGAGACAGAGTCATTGACCTAAATGCCTTTGATTCATCACTTCCATGTGGGATGAGAGAATTTCTGGAAGGCGGAGATGTAACATTGGAGATAGCTAAGAG GGCCCTGGCTTCTCATCAGAACATCCTGAGTCGCTCTCAGCTCTCAATCTTGGCTCCCATCACCAACCCTGAGAAGGTTATTTGTATTGGGATGAACTATGTTGACCACTGCCTGGAGCAAAATGTCCCTGTTCCAAAAGAACCCATCATCTTCAACAAGTTCCCCAGCTCCATCGTTGGTCCATATGACTCCATTGTCcttcctgctgaaagtcag GAAGTGGACTGGGAAGCTGAACTTGCTTTTGTCataggaaaaaaggggaaaaatatCAAG GAGCAGGACGCCATGGAGCACGTGGCCGGATATACTGTGGCTCATGACGTGAGCGCTCGTGACTGGCAGATGGAAAAGAATGGAAAGCAGTGGCTGCTGGGTAAAACCTTTGACACTTTCTGTCCATTGGGCCCAGCACTTGTTACTAAAGACGCTATTTCAG ACCCTCATGGCCTTGGAATCCGCTGCCGTGTGAATGGGAACCTCGTCCAGAATAGTAACACAAAGCAGATGGTTTTCAAGACGGAAGCTCTGATTGCCTGGGTCTCCAA AGTTGTCACATTAAATCCGGGAGACGTATTTCTCACTGGGACGCCCCCTGGAGTTGGTGTATTCAGGAAGCCGCCAGTATTCCTTAAG GCAGGAGATGTGGTTGAATGTGAAATTGATGAGCTGGGAGCGATTAGTAACCCTGTGGTGTGA
- the LOC138676909 gene encoding oxaloacetate tautomerase fahd2, mitochondrial-like isoform X2, whose product MLASVHGLLRAVQRNSVHGLPWRGISYFSPLRMRLIQFQSPTSTGRRIGLELDGDRVIDLNAFDSSLPCGMREFLEGGDVTLEIAKRALASHQNILSRSQLSILAPITNPEKVICIGMNYVDHCLEQNVPVPKEPIIFNKFPSSIVGPYDSIVLPAESQEQDAMEHVAGYTVAHDVSARDWQMEKNGKQWLLGKTFDTFCPLGPALVTKDAISDPHGLGIRCRVNGNLVQNSNTKQMVFKTEALIAWVSKVVTLNPGDVFLTGTPPGVGVFRKPPVFLKAGDVVECEIDELGAISNPVV is encoded by the exons ATGTTGGCGTCTGTCCACGGTCTCCTGCGAGCAGTCCAGCGTAACTCTGTCCACGGCTTGCCCTGGAGAGGCATCTCCTACTTCTCTCCACTAAGGATGAGGCTTATACAGTTTCAGAGCCCAACTTCTACCGGCCGGAGGATCGGATTAGAACTGGATGGAGACAGAGTCATTGACCTAAATGCCTTTGATTCATCACTTCCATGTGGGATGAGAGAATTTCTGGAAGGCGGAGATGTAACATTGGAGATAGCTAAGAG GGCCCTGGCTTCTCATCAGAACATCCTGAGTCGCTCTCAGCTCTCAATCTTGGCTCCCATCACCAACCCTGAGAAGGTTATTTGTATTGGGATGAACTATGTTGACCACTGCCTGGAGCAAAATGTCCCTGTTCCAAAAGAACCCATCATCTTCAACAAGTTCCCCAGCTCCATCGTTGGTCCATATGACTCCATTGTCcttcctgctgaaagtcag GAGCAGGACGCCATGGAGCACGTGGCCGGATATACTGTGGCTCATGACGTGAGCGCTCGTGACTGGCAGATGGAAAAGAATGGAAAGCAGTGGCTGCTGGGTAAAACCTTTGACACTTTCTGTCCATTGGGCCCAGCACTTGTTACTAAAGACGCTATTTCAG ACCCTCATGGCCTTGGAATCCGCTGCCGTGTGAATGGGAACCTCGTCCAGAATAGTAACACAAAGCAGATGGTTTTCAAGACGGAAGCTCTGATTGCCTGGGTCTCCAA AGTTGTCACATTAAATCCGGGAGACGTATTTCTCACTGGGACGCCCCCTGGAGTTGGTGTATTCAGGAAGCCGCCAGTATTCCTTAAG GCAGGAGATGTGGTTGAATGTGAAATTGATGAGCTGGGAGCGATTAGTAACCCTGTGGTGTGA